The Engystomops pustulosus chromosome 9, aEngPut4.maternal, whole genome shotgun sequence genome includes a window with the following:
- the SEC16A gene encoding protein transport protein Sec16A isoform X2 translates to MQPPPPQAGPPGTGGPPRMGMTTTPYWRKRTPAAAAMAPPPVQPVTDPFAFGRMTPQNAPATTAPAPVIMPTASSSPALYPQPAPSSLGDGAQVSLPSSSSHPSVQGGHHTNNMASPPIGHPSGSQNTTSALENVYSLLPGRSQSRQSVNMDVNSSSGIAPPFQAHPPSTSQQTTAPWPSTQAAPPTSTQHVPAAQHHSYSAPYYSPPYLEVSHLPPQTSDPGYFSAPQRTAPVSFHLGGASGQVQQQGMPPYSSVMPADYTQTRNHDHNSWFNQPYPEPLEQASLPNPNGTGVGAPVSSPNTMQPGALGTLHMPHTMQAGAPAPLPHTMQAGAPAPLPHTMQAGAPAPLPHTMQAGAPAPLPHTMQAGATVSAQERPLSEPSKLMGHSTSDSDSGTISMFFKGDEAENVEIPSTDQQLMPRKHSVDTPYHQNLGSQANSHPYQAQTGVHNVVSPLHPNTRTPSLSQSGSSLHDPYVSWKAESQHTKAKDGGSELPDDNVENVECVQNLEVLPNETSNSNLFPAGVNPEAFRYGPVPSSTLLKTTASHLEGGPNLEAPSAFPRPVRSDSVSSSYSNLSHRSLPTSARPQELEGTFIQKESGKLENDSSFFKQIDSSPLTGDVLAHGTTQPTYHGSLSQPPTPSPPKPTGIFQASVNSSFEPVRSNTGLKSSEIDQSRMVGDVRENHKLPPTSYHKATMAASPGNLEQPPDNLETIFSGKSNAEVCAVTSGQHFPGGSSLDNLSLLLEKRPSSRAHGSNKKCESPATTLWAQGELPNFGGNVLLAPPAPALYVPPKPQTEVIQPPEDVSLEVQHGRPGQFSASPEEHVSSENLENPPKIGDDEHTQSQASSGYASLLSSPPTDTLQNQPVLIAPPSKGYNLVQPINFSLSLPNQIINLTSSADFSGADQSAAAPVVQLGPPPSSNLPNKLPESFSNHVQSTVLSPSSQIPLNLVTENQKTSKPGAARSESGGPPLPPDSVSHTGVRSDAGSYPPVTSSSGTKEHALDFTVPRGPANHNGRGSLPNRPPTGSPIYTSPPTVPNFQSEPDNNKQVFYQQVTKGVQSSPSVEAPQPGAPHEYMAPASHLPAPPVHSAPGANKPPTYPQQTDAQGNAGLPYSGMAESGPKYSQPEPPLYPGHPATSTSAAGHPATSTSAAGHPTTSTSAAVHLAGYQDPSRPPASQTPHQTDPYYYYRGYGAYSSAYQQPYPPVDPRASHLYQDSYGAYDPAYRQYSNSGFMNPGKYPYPEPERPSSRSSHCSDRPPSRQGYNAPAGFYDYYQNQYEYGDPSRWERYPGAYDPGYRDPRSTYWNYMYGSREEAYNRKVPYAYTSRYDVYEDRWQYDPRYVGGFDDEPDARRDITKDDFDRRSVHSEHSARSVHSERSTHSRRSSFSSRSQQSQVYKNEQDLTANAYGSQVPNPPLEGYSYSMYPNDYSTQQSLDSYQYGYTDNSEWQPVEQAPVRSLTPEKFGSPHVCARFGPGGHLIKVLPNLPSDGQPTLVEIHNMEIIMQNSPEQEQMRAFPGPLVKDETHKVDVINFAQIKAKECSLNENLLDQESARLLWDFIVLMCRQNGTVVGTDIAELLLQDHKTVWLPGKSPNEANLIDFTNEPLEQEEESGASQLSFLTDTLPNSVAVLEKETERFRELLLFGRKKDALESAMKHGLWGHALLLASKMDSRTHARVMTRFANSLPINDPLQTVYQLLSGRMPAAATCCGDEKWGDWRPHLAMVLSNLTNNVDVPSRTIVTMGDTLASRGLLEAAHFCYLMAQAGFGVYTKKTTKLVLIGSNHSLPFAKFASNEAIQRTEAYEYAQSLGAQTISLPNIQVFKFIYACRLAECGLAAQAFHYCEVISKTIIKHPSYYSPVLVGQLLEVSSHLRFFDPQLKEKPEQELFVEPPWLLRLRHLDMQMKQGAVVFNTGRTTPQQYACSTPSSEQEHVSQSEGIPAAHDLPAATDNPLLTNLPNMGAAQGVQLALPGPDNSSALYHQPPPVYEPQTFVPSPTVAPPPPGPGFGPVSSEQMPMYSTYTPAPMEPVPAQHAEFPSQEQWSPDPALQRPPTNSPTKTTFHDTGFDFYGEMAKMAPGQRSRTVSQSSSHMRRTRTTSESSTHSVASTRRSSIGVQPSPPPIPEIKKPEPKKESKANTSSQGSGRSWFGWLMRKGKNEAHLPDDRNKSIVWDETKQRWINLDEPEGEESKPLPPPPSAMPMRPQAIPPGPGATAAPPNPSVNMFSIKAGGARARYVDVLNPGGNKPTSSVPPPADLFAPLAPMPIPTNLFVPNAVPQEAQPPVGSEAEVMPPSEQPGVEGTQQFVNSALGPDHQDDVPPGEAPGGSGAPPPPAAVPFYNPASFAQPPASSVSARSGRLGQRKYPSLK, encoded by the exons TCCACCTCTCAGCAAACCACCGCACCTTGGCCATCCACCCAGGCCGCTCCACCTACCTCCACACAGCATGTGCCCGCAGCACAGCACCATTCCTACAGTGCTCCATATTACTCCCCTCCATATCTAGAAGTTTCTCACTTGCCACCCCAAACCAGTGACCCAGGCTATTTTTCCGCACCACAAAGGACTGCACCAGTTTCTTTTCATCTAGGGGGTGCATCAGGTCAAGTACAGCAACAGGGCATGCCGCCATACAGCAGTGTCATGCCAGCGGATTACACACAGACTCGGAATCACGACCACAACAGCTGGTTTAATCAGCCATATCCAGAACCACTGGAGCAGGCTTCACTTCCTAATCCCAACGGCACAGGGGTGGGGGCGCCAGTCTCTAGTCCTAATACCATGCAGCCTGGGGCACTGGGTACGCTGCACATGCCCCATACCATGCAGGCTGGGGCACCGGCCCCTCTGCCCCATACCATGCAGGCTGGGGCACCGGCCCCTCTGCCCCATACCATGCAGGCTGGGGCACCGGCCCCTCTGCCCCATACCATGCAGGCTGGGGCACCGGCCCCTCTGCCCCATACCATGCAGGCTGGGGCAACGGTTTCTGCCCAAGAAAGACCGCTAAGTGAGCCCTCAAAACTCATGGGTCATTCCACCAGTGACTCAGATTCTGGGACAATATCCATGTTCTTTAAAGGAGATGAAGCTGAAAATGTGGAGATCCCCTCTACAGACCAGCAGCTCATGCCAAGGAAACACTCTGTGGATACACCCTACCACCAAAACCTGGGCAGCCAGGCTAACAGTCATCCATATCAAGCCCAGACAGGTGTGCACAATGTTGTGTCACCTTTACATCCTAACACTCGGACACCGTCATTATCCCAAAGTGGCAGCAGTTTACATGATCCTTACGTCTCATGGAAAGCAGAGAGTCAACATACAAAGGCCAAAGATGGCGGCTCAGAGCTCCCGGATGATAATGTAGAGAATGTTGAATGCGTCCAGAACCTAGAAGTTCTCCCCAATGAAACCTCTAATAGTAATCTGTTTCCTGCAGGAGTAAACCCTGAAGCCTTCAGATATGGACCTGTTCCTAGTTCTACCCTACTGAAGACCACTGCCAGCCACCTGGAGGGGGGTCCTAACCTGGAGGCTCCCAGCGCCTTCCCTCGCCCTGTTAGGTCGGATAGTGTCTCTTCTAGTTACAGTAACTTGAGTCATAGAAGTTTGCCCACCTCGGCCCGACCTCAGGAGCTGGAGGGGACCTTCATTCAGAAGGAGAGTGGAAAGCTTGAGAATGACAGCAGTTTCTTCAAGCAGATTGATTCCTCGCCCCTGACTGGAGATGTCCTGGCACATGGTACGACGCAGCCCACTTACCATGGCAGTCTGTCCCAGCCGCCAACGCCGAGCCCACCCAAACCTACCGGCATCTTCCAGGCCAGTGTCAATAGCTCTTTTGAGCCTGTCCGTTCTAACACAGGGTTAAAATCCTCAGAAATCGACCAGTCGAGAATGGTGGGGGATGTCCGAGAAAATCATAAGTTACCGCCCACTTCTTATCACAAGGCGACAATGGCGGCTTCTCCTGGAAATTTGGAGCAACCTCCTGATAACCTGGAAACCATCTTTTCAGGTAAATCTAACGCTGAGGTCTGCGCTGTAACCAGCGGACAGCATTTTCCTGGAGGATCCTCTCTGGATAACCTTTCATTACTGCTAGAGAAGCGTCCGTCCTCCAGAGCTCACGGCTCAAACAAGAAGTGCGAGAGCCCGGCCACCACCCTCTGggcacagggagagctgcccaatTTTGGAGGCAATGTCCTCTTGGCCCCGCCAGCTCCTGCTCTTTATGTCCCTCCTAAACCTCAAACTGAAGTCATTCAACCACCTGAAGACGTTTCCTTGGAGGTGCAACATGGCCGGCCGGGCCAGTTCTCTGCTTCTCCCGAGGAGCACGTATCATCTGAAAACTTGGAGAACCCTCCAAAGATTGGAGACGATGAGCATACCCAGTCACAGGCAAGTTCAGGCTATGCCAGTCTGCTGTCCTCTCCGCCTACTGACACCTTGCAGAATCAACCTGTCCTTATTGCTCCGCCCAGTAAAGGCTATAATCTGGTGCAACCAATTAATTTTTCTCTCTCTTTACCCAATCAAATAATCAACCTTACTTCTTCTGCAGACTTCTCTGGCGCTGATCAGAGCGCTGCAGCCCCTGTCGTTCAGCTTGGACCTCCCCCGTCCTCTAATCTCCCCAATAAATTGCCTGAATCTTTCTCCAATCATGTTCAGAGCACAGTCCTCTCTCCATCCAGTCAAATTCCTCTTAATTTAGTGACCGAAAATCAGAAAACTTCAAAGCCTGGGGCTGCACGGAGCGAGTCCGGTGGTCCACCTTTGCCCCCTGACTCTGTGTCACATACAGGGGTGAGGAGCGACGCAGGGTCGTACCCGCCAGTCACTAGTAGTAGCGGTACCAAAGAGCATGCACTAGACTTCACTGTGCCACGCGGGCCTGCCAATCACAATGGACGGGGGTCTCTACCAAATAGGCCTCCAACAGGGAGTCCCATCTATACCAGTCCACCCACAGTCCCAAACTTCCAGTCTGAGCCCGATAATAACAAACAGGTTTTTTACCAGCAGGTTACTAAAGGCGTTCAGTCCTCTCCTTCAGTGGAGGCTCCGCAGCCTGGGGCTCCTCATGAATACATGGCACCTGCCTCCCATTTGCCAGCCCCTCCTGTGCACAGCGCCCCGGGAGCTAATAAACCACCTACTTACCCCCAGCAAACAGATGCCCAGGGCAATGCAGGCCTGCCTTACAGTGGGATGGCCGAGTCAGGGCCCAAGTACAGCCAACCTGAACCTCCGCTGTATCCTGGGCACCCCGCCACCAGCACATCTGCAGCAGGGCACCCCGCCACCAGCACATCTGCAGCAGGACACCCCACCACCAGCACCTCTGCAGCAGTCCACCTCGCTGGCTATCAAGATCCTTCAAGACCTCCTGCTTCTCAGACTCCTCATCAGACGGATCCATATTATTACTACAGAGGTTATGGAGCCTACTCCTCGGCGTATCAGCAGCCGTACCCACCAGTGGACCCCCGGGCGTCTCATCTCTACCAG GACTCCTATGGAGCATATGACCCCGCGTACAGACAATACAGTAATTCTGGCTTTATGAACCCTGGAAAATACCCCTACCCGGAACCTGAGCGGCCCAGCTCAAGGTCCAGTCATTGCTCAGATCGTCCGCCTTCCAG ACAGGGTTACAATGCTCCTGCCGGATTCTACGACTATTACCAGAACCAATATGAATATGGAG ACCCCAGCAGATGGGAGCGATATCCTGGAGCCTACGATCCTGGGTACAGAGACCCTCGCAGCACTTATTGGAACTACATGTATGGCAGCCGCGAGGAAGCCTACAACCGCAAGGTTCCTTACGCGTACACAAGCAG atacgaTGTGTATGAGGACCGCTGGCAGTATGACCCCCGCTACGTTGGTGGCTTTGATGATGAGCCGGACGCAAGGAGGGATATAACTAAGGATGACTTTGATCGGCGCAGTGTGCACAGTGAACACTCGGCCCGCAGCGTACACAGTGAACGCAGCACCCACAGCCGCCGCAGCAGCTTCAGTTCTCGCTCGCAGCAG AGCCAGGTCTACAAAAACGAACAGGACCTAACTGCTAATGCCTATGGCAGCCAAGTGCCCAACCCCCCGCTGGAAGGTTACTCGTATAGCATGTATCCTAATGACTACAGCACTCAGCAGTCACTGGACAGCTATCAGTACGGGTATACGGACAACAGTGAGTGGCAACCGGTGGAGCAAG CTCCCGTTAGGTCATTGACTCCGGAGAAGTTTGGAAGCCCTCATGTATGTGCCAGGTTTGGTCCTGGTGGTCATCTGATTAAAGTGCTCCCTAACTTGCCATCTGATGGGCAGCCAACGCTGGTGGAGATTCACAATATGGAG ATTATCATGCAGAACAGCCCGGAGCAGGAGCAGATGAGGGCCTTCCCCGGACCCCTGGTCAA AGATGAAACTCACAAAGTTGATGTCATCAACTTTGCACAAATTAAAGCCAAAGAGTGTTCCCTGAATGAGAACTTACTAGACCAGGAGTCTGCACGTCTTCTGTGGGATTTCATTGTCCTCATGTGCAGGCAGAATGGG ACTGTGGTAGGCACAGACATCGCTGAGTTACTTCTCCAGGACCACAAAACCGTCTGGCTCCCCGGGAAGTCTCCGAATGAAGCCAATCTGATAGATTTCACCAACGAGcccctggagcaggaggaggagtccggGGCGTCCCAGCTCTCCTTCCTCACAGACACTTTACCCAACTCTGTGGCTGTCCTGGAGAAGGAGACGGAAAGATTCAGGGAGCTGCTGCTGTTTGGACGTAAAAAG GACGCACTGGAGTCTGCTATGAAGCATGGCCTGTGGGGCCACGCTCTGCTGCTCGCCAGTAAGATGGATAGCCGCACGCACGCCCGTGTCATGACCag GTTTGCCAACAGTCTCCCCATTAATGACCCCCTGCAGACGGTCTATCAGCTCTTGTCGGGGCGGATGCCAGCGGCTGCCACG TGTTGTGGAGATGAGAAGTGGGGGGACTGGCGGCCACATCTTGCCATGGTGCTTTCTAATCTCACCAATAACGTGGATGTGCCCTCCCGGACCATCGTGACAATGGGAGACACGCTAG CCTCCCGGGGTCTCTTGGAAGCCGCTCATTTCTGCTATTTAATGGCTCAGGCTGGATTTGGAGTTTATACCAAGAAAACCACCAAGCTGGTTCTCATCGGATCCAACCACAG TTTGCCTTTTGCTAAGTTTGCAAGCAATGAAGCCATCCAAAGGACGGAGGCCTATGAATATGCCCAGTCACTGGGGGCACAGACCATCTCCCTCCCTAATATACAG GTTTTCAAGTTCATCTATGCTTGTCGCTTGGCTGAGTGTGGACTTGCTGCTCAGGCCTTCCATTACTGTGAAGTCATCTCCAAGACCATTATCAAGCATCCATCCTACTACTCCCCCGTGCTGGTGGGCCAGCTCCTGGAG GTGTCCTCACATTTAAGGTTCTTTGATCCTCAGCTGAAGGAAAAACCAGAGCAGGAATTATTTGTGGAGCCGCCGTGGCTTCTTAGGCTGCGGCACTTGGACATGCAGATGAAG CAAGGAGCCGTGGTATTCAACACTGGTCGGACCACCCCACAGCAGTACGCCTGCAGCACGCCAAGCTCCGAGCAGGAGCACGTCAGCCAGTCTGAGGGCATCCCCGCTGCACATGACCTGCCAGCTGCTACAGATAATCCATTGCTGACAAACCTCCCCAACATGGGAGCTGCCCAGGGGGTGCAGCTGGCACTGCCAG GCCCAGATAACTCGTCCGCTCTGTATCATCAACCACCTCCTGTCTATGAGCCGCAGACGTTTGTACCCTCCCCGACTGTGGCCCCTCCGCCACCAGGACCAGGCTTTGGACCTGTCAGCAGTGAGCAGATGCCCATGTATAGCACGTATACCCCTGCTCCAATGGAACCGGTACCGGCTCAGCATGCAGAATTTCCTAGTCAGGAGCAGTGGAGCCCGGATCCAG cattacagagacccccaacaaACTCCCCCACAAAAACCACCTTCCATGACACTGGATTTGACTTCTATGGTGAAATGGCAAAGATG GCTCCGGGTCAGAGGTCCAGAACCGTGTCCCAGTCGTCGTCTCATATG CGACGGACGCGGACCACCTCCGAATCCTCCACCCACTCAGTGGCATCTACACGGAGAAGCTCCATCGGCGTTCAGCCATCGCCTCCTCCCATCCCCGAGATAAAGAAACCTGAGCCCAAGAAGGAATCAAAGGCCAATACCTCATCCCAAGGG AGCGGTAGAAGTTGGTTTGGCTGGCTGATGAGGAAAGGAAAGAACGAAGCTCACTTGCCAGATGACAGGAATAAATCT ATTGTATGGGATGAGACAAAACAGCGCTGGATCAACCTGGATGAGCCGGAGGGTGAGGAG agCAAGCCGCTTCCGCCTCCCCCCTCTGCCATGCCCATGAGACCCCAGGCCATCCCTCCAGGACCAGGGGCAACAGCTGCTCCCCCCAATCCTTCAGTCAACATGTTCTCCATAAAAGCAG GCGGGGCTCGTGCCCGTTACGTGGATGTCTTAAACCCAGGAGGTAACAAACCTACAAGCTCGGTGCCTCCTCCTGCGGATCTCTTTGCTCCCTTGGCCCCCATGCCTATTCCTACGAATCTCTTTGTTCCCAATGCAG TCCCACAAGAGGCGCAGCCCCCTGTAGGATCAGAGGCCGAGGTGATGCCGCCATCGGAGCAGCCTGGGGTGGAGGGCACCCAGCAG